The following coding sequences are from one Geothrix sp. window:
- a CDS encoding response regulator transcription factor, producing the protein MNERTAIKVALVEDDGSTREGLRLLIHGSPGFHCTGAYESVEEALPALARDAPDVLLMDINLPGMSGREGVRIIKDRWPAIEVLMLSVYGEQESVFESICNGAAGYLLKKTPPARLLEAIQEARDGGSPMSPEIARKVVVLFRKTPRPEPPERQLTPRELQLLALLAEGHGYAEAADLLGVSENTVRNYIRSIYEKLHVHSKSEAVSKALRQGLIS; encoded by the coding sequence ATGAATGAGCGCACGGCGATCAAGGTGGCCCTGGTCGAGGACGACGGCTCCACGCGGGAGGGGTTGCGCCTGCTGATCCATGGCAGTCCCGGCTTCCACTGCACCGGCGCCTACGAATCGGTGGAGGAGGCCCTGCCGGCCCTGGCCCGGGACGCACCGGACGTCCTGCTCATGGACATCAACCTGCCCGGCATGTCAGGCCGGGAAGGGGTGCGGATCATCAAGGATCGCTGGCCCGCCATCGAAGTCCTGATGCTCTCGGTCTACGGCGAACAGGAGAGCGTGTTCGAATCCATCTGCAATGGTGCGGCCGGCTACCTGCTGAAGAAGACGCCGCCGGCGCGGCTGCTGGAAGCGATCCAGGAGGCCCGTGATGGCGGCTCGCCCATGTCCCCGGAGATCGCCCGGAAGGTGGTGGTGCTGTTCCGCAAGACGCCGCGGCCCGAACCCCCGGAGCGGCAGCTCACCCCGAGGGAACTCCAGCTCCTGGCGCTCCTGGCGGAAGGACATGGCTATGCCGAGGCCGCGGACCTGCTCGGAGTCAGCGAGAACACCGTCCGCAACTACATCCGCAGCATCTACGAGAAGCTGCACGTGCACTCCAAGTCCGAAGCGGTGAGCAAGGCTCTGCGCCAAGGTCTCATCTCCTGA
- a CDS encoding protein-L-isoaspartate(D-aspartate) O-methyltransferase: MLLLGGDEGAAQPPRAAGETGYATARARMVREQIAARGITNLRVLEAMGQVPRHEFVPAELRSRAYEDGPLPIGHGQTISQPYIVAFMTEALDPKPTDRVLEIGTGSGYQAAVLSGLVAEVCSIELVEPLARRAETDLRRLGFTHVKVRCGDGHLGWPEAAPFDAIIVTCAPEEVPPALVAQLKAGGRMIIPVGSQWGAQELVLLQRTPAGLEKNAVLPVRFVPMVKGR, translated from the coding sequence ATGCTGCTGTTAGGGGGAGACGAGGGGGCTGCCCAGCCGCCCCGAGCGGCGGGGGAGACCGGCTACGCGACCGCCCGGGCCCGCATGGTGCGGGAGCAGATCGCGGCCCGGGGCATCACGAACCTCCGGGTGCTGGAAGCCATGGGCCAGGTGCCCCGCCACGAGTTCGTACCCGCGGAGCTGCGGTCCCGGGCCTACGAGGACGGGCCCCTGCCCATCGGCCACGGCCAGACCATCTCCCAGCCCTACATCGTGGCCTTCATGACCGAGGCCCTCGATCCAAAGCCCACGGACCGTGTGCTGGAGATTGGCACCGGCTCCGGCTACCAGGCGGCGGTGCTCTCCGGGCTGGTGGCCGAGGTCTGCAGCATCGAGCTCGTCGAGCCCCTGGCCCGGCGGGCCGAAACCGACCTCCGGCGACTGGGCTTCACCCATGTGAAGGTCCGCTGCGGCGATGGCCACCTTGGCTGGCCCGAGGCGGCGCCCTTCGATGCGATCATCGTCACCTGCGCGCCGGAGGAGGTGCCTCCGGCGCTGGTCGCCCAGCTGAAGGCGGGCGGCCGGATGATCATCCCCGTGGGCTCCCAGTGGGGGGCCCAGGAGCTGGTGCTGCTGCAGAGGACGCCCGCGGGCCTGGAAAAGAATGCCGTGCTGCCGGTGCGGTTCGTGCCGATGGTGAAGGGGCGCTGA
- a CDS encoding PliI family lysozyme inhibitor of I-type lysozyme produces MNKLHAFTLILMAAAIMPASEPERFVTKVKLPSGQTAVVAEGDFEPRSTGSFSIRLYDAAPAGDETTFFRAGKVLDRDGAVEKVVLSKESSRHPAEIIVIVRSTGTGGYLSAHAFTFDKRRLTLRASMSGLPANADPLATLRRSKRRAVRSTD; encoded by the coding sequence ATGAACAAGCTCCATGCATTCACCCTGATTCTGATGGCGGCCGCCATCATGCCTGCCTCCGAGCCGGAACGCTTCGTCACGAAAGTCAAACTGCCTTCGGGACAGACGGCCGTGGTGGCAGAAGGAGACTTCGAACCGCGCTCCACGGGCAGCTTCAGCATCCGGTTGTACGACGCGGCACCTGCTGGTGACGAGACCACCTTCTTCCGCGCAGGCAAGGTCCTGGATCGGGACGGAGCCGTTGAGAAGGTCGTGCTTTCGAAGGAATCAAGCCGCCATCCAGCCGAGATCATCGTGATCGTGCGATCCACGGGGACGGGAGGTTATCTGTCCGCCCACGCCTTCACGTTCGACAAACGACGCCTCACGCTCCGCGCTTCCATGAGCGGATTGCCCGCTAATGCTGACCCGCTGGCCACCCTTCGGCGATCCAAACGGAGAGCTGTGCGTTCGACAGACTGA
- a CDS encoding VIT and vWA domain-containing protein, with amino-acid sequence MSLRRSTTTLLACVGLALTTQGDAQARIRPTPAGMDRGPKGENPDATLSPYFFVKSDDASVDQLPLKATSARVAIAGVIADVKVTQVYKNTGTKPLEAIYVFPGSTRSAVYGMTMTIGERVLKAQIKERGQARADYEQAKQQGRSASLLEQHRPNVFQMNVANIMPGDEIRVELSYTELLVPTEGTYAFVYPTVVGPRYAGRVGTESSTGEPWVANPYTHAGEKPATSFDLEVRLSAGLPIQRMSCDTHKTSIAYDGKAEATLKLDPSEAQGGNRDVIVKYQLAGGTVQSGLLLDQGREENTFLLMAQPPKRVMPKDLPPREFVFIMDVSGSQMGFPIEVSKVLMKEMIQGLRPQDLFNVMVFEGSSALWSTASQPATPENAAQALAFVRMQNGGGGTELGSAMRKALGLPRVPGISRTFVVSTDGYISADGQVFDIIRKNLGSANLFTFGIGSSVNRHLIEGMAHAGQGEAFVITRPEQAAAEAEKFRAYVSSPVLTNLKLTTNGFHIQDLEPIQLPDVLADRPVICLGKWKGEAKGTVTLSGISGSGPWSQTFEVGQVKGRSHGALPQLWARQRIQMLSDYDQFGQDEARKAEVTRLGLTYHLLTAHTSFVAVDTLVRNTGGHSTTVTQPLPMPEGVSDAAVGYARGGVVGGVVGGVVGGVAASPMAYAPAPMAKRAVGASAVVEVVAQDRAARQEKAKEASFLRIRSFAGITGTSDPAALRREVEARLLDPALTAALAGMPAGTTLELKVDAAGQVVSVTFSQSFPGAAKAKALVAIWRLRSWTGGLAGSLELTLG; translated from the coding sequence ATGTCGCTGCGCCGCTCCACCACCACCCTGCTCGCCTGCGTGGGGCTCGCCCTCACCACCCAGGGCGATGCCCAGGCCCGCATCCGCCCCACGCCCGCCGGGATGGACCGCGGGCCGAAGGGCGAGAACCCTGACGCCACGCTGTCGCCCTACTTCTTCGTGAAGAGCGATGACGCGTCCGTGGACCAGCTGCCCCTGAAGGCCACCTCGGCCAGGGTGGCCATCGCGGGCGTCATCGCCGACGTGAAGGTGACCCAGGTGTACAAGAACACCGGCACGAAGCCCCTGGAGGCCATCTACGTGTTCCCGGGCTCCACGCGCTCGGCCGTCTACGGCATGACCATGACCATCGGCGAGCGGGTGCTGAAGGCGCAGATCAAGGAGCGGGGCCAGGCCCGGGCCGACTATGAGCAGGCGAAGCAGCAGGGGCGCAGCGCCTCGCTGCTGGAGCAGCACCGCCCCAACGTGTTCCAGATGAACGTGGCGAACATCATGCCCGGCGACGAGATCCGCGTGGAGCTGTCGTACACCGAGCTGCTGGTGCCCACGGAAGGCACCTATGCCTTCGTCTATCCCACCGTGGTGGGACCCCGTTACGCCGGAAGGGTCGGCACGGAGTCCAGCACCGGCGAGCCCTGGGTGGCCAATCCCTACACCCACGCCGGCGAGAAACCCGCCACCTCCTTCGACCTGGAGGTGAGGCTGTCGGCGGGCCTGCCCATCCAGCGCATGAGCTGCGACACGCACAAGACGTCCATCGCCTACGACGGCAAGGCCGAGGCCACGCTGAAGCTCGATCCCAGCGAAGCCCAGGGCGGCAACCGCGACGTCATCGTGAAGTACCAGCTGGCGGGCGGCACCGTGCAGTCCGGTCTCCTGCTGGATCAGGGCCGGGAGGAGAACACCTTCCTGCTCATGGCGCAGCCGCCCAAGCGCGTGATGCCCAAGGACCTGCCGCCCCGCGAGTTCGTCTTCATCATGGATGTCTCGGGCAGCCAGATGGGGTTCCCCATCGAAGTCTCCAAGGTGCTCATGAAGGAAATGATCCAGGGCCTGCGACCCCAGGATCTCTTCAACGTGATGGTGTTCGAGGGCAGCTCGGCCCTGTGGTCAACCGCCTCCCAGCCCGCCACGCCGGAGAACGCCGCGCAGGCCCTGGCCTTCGTGCGGATGCAGAACGGCGGGGGCGGCACCGAGCTGGGCAGCGCCATGCGCAAGGCCCTGGGCCTGCCCCGGGTGCCCGGCATCTCGCGCACCTTCGTGGTGTCCACGGACGGCTACATCAGCGCCGACGGCCAGGTCTTCGACATCATCCGGAAGAACCTGGGCTCGGCGAACCTCTTCACCTTCGGCATCGGGTCGTCGGTGAACCGTCACCTCATCGAGGGCATGGCCCACGCGGGACAGGGCGAGGCCTTCGTCATCACCAGGCCCGAGCAGGCCGCCGCCGAGGCCGAGAAGTTCCGCGCCTATGTCTCCTCGCCGGTGCTCACGAACCTCAAGCTCACCACGAACGGCTTCCACATCCAGGACCTAGAGCCCATCCAGCTGCCGGACGTGCTGGCGGATCGGCCCGTGATCTGCCTCGGCAAGTGGAAGGGTGAGGCCAAGGGCACCGTCACCCTCTCCGGCATCAGTGGCAGCGGCCCCTGGAGCCAGACCTTCGAAGTGGGCCAGGTGAAGGGCCGCAGCCACGGGGCCCTGCCCCAGCTCTGGGCCCGCCAGCGCATCCAGATGCTCTCGGACTATGACCAGTTCGGCCAGGACGAGGCCCGCAAGGCCGAGGTCACGCGGCTGGGCCTCACCTACCACCTGCTCACGGCCCACACCTCCTTCGTGGCGGTGGACACGCTCGTGCGCAACACCGGCGGACACAGTACCACGGTCACCCAACCCCTGCCCATGCCCGAGGGCGTGTCGGACGCGGCCGTGGGCTACGCGCGCGGTGGCGTGGTCGGCGGGGTGGTCGGCGGCGTGGTCGGGGGCGTCGCCGCCAGCCCCATGGCCTATGCGCCCGCACCCATGGCGAAGCGCGCCGTCGGGGCTTCGGCCGTCGTCGAGGTGGTGGCCCAGGATCGGGCGGCCCGGCAGGAGAAGGCGAAGGAGGCCTCCTTCCTCCGCATCCGGTCCTTCGCCGGCATCACCGGCACCTCGGATCCCGCCGCCCTGCGCCGCGAGGTGGAGGCCCGTCTCCTGGATCCCGCGCTGACCGCGGCCCTGGCGGGGATGCCTGCGGGCACCACGCTCGAGCTGAAGGTGGACGCCGCCGGCCAGGTCGTGTCGGTCACGTTCAGCCAGTCCTTCCCGGGCGCCGCGAAGGCCAAGGCCCTGGTCGCCATCTGGCGCCTACGGAGCTGGACCGGCGGCCTGGCCGGCAGCCTGGAGCTGACCCTGGGGTGA
- a CDS encoding YybH family protein — translation MKRAMPIFLCCSLVLATAASISAREPKAVGVQSVDQAFTKALLDGDAAALAALYADDAVLVMPGSPAIRGGKAIAETFAGWLKATKVTAFSMTTTGHRTSGRLSTGWGTWTMTSAPKAGGAPTTETGTFCEVTQEKDGVWRYVSDHAAADPAPAAKP, via the coding sequence ATGAAACGGGCCATGCCGATCTTCCTGTGCTGCAGCCTCGTCCTCGCCACGGCTGCTTCCATCTCCGCCCGCGAACCAAAGGCGGTCGGTGTCCAGAGCGTCGACCAGGCGTTCACCAAGGCGCTCCTGGACGGTGATGCCGCGGCCCTCGCGGCCCTCTATGCGGATGATGCGGTTCTGGTCATGCCCGGGAGCCCGGCCATCCGCGGCGGCAAGGCCATCGCCGAGACGTTCGCTGGCTGGCTCAAGGCCACCAAGGTCACGGCGTTCAGCATGACGACCACCGGCCATCGGACTTCGGGCCGCCTCTCCACGGGTTGGGGGACCTGGACCATGACGAGCGCCCCGAAGGCGGGTGGGGCCCCCACCACCGAGACGGGGACCTTCTGCGAGGTCACCCAGGAGAAGGATGGTGTGTGGCGCTACGTCTCGGATCATGCGGCCGCAGATCCCGCCCCAGCCGCGAAACCGTAG
- a CDS encoding RNA polymerase sigma factor → MDADLPMPSALPIPLGEEAAPSGRAAILARLRERIVSFAASRYAGAHAEDLAQEVLMLLHEKYGHLDRIEDLLPLAFQILRFKLAAHRRKAARRGEYDAVDVDQFPPPSDAPDPATVLEHKELLAKLMGGIARMGERCRELFRLKLQGRSFAEIQGLMGATTLNTVYTWDHRCRKQLLETLGGSWQAAGGGVP, encoded by the coding sequence ATGGACGCCGACCTCCCGATGCCCTCCGCCCTGCCCATCCCCCTCGGGGAGGAGGCCGCCCCCTCCGGTCGCGCCGCGATCCTGGCCCGGCTCCGTGAAAGGATCGTGTCCTTCGCGGCATCCCGGTATGCAGGCGCCCATGCGGAGGACCTGGCGCAGGAGGTGCTGATGCTGCTCCACGAGAAGTACGGCCACCTGGACCGGATCGAGGACCTGCTGCCCCTGGCCTTCCAGATCCTGCGCTTCAAGCTGGCGGCCCACCGCCGCAAGGCCGCCCGCCGGGGTGAGTACGACGCCGTGGACGTGGACCAGTTCCCGCCGCCCTCGGATGCGCCGGACCCGGCCACGGTGCTGGAGCACAAGGAGCTGCTGGCGAAGCTCATGGGGGGCATCGCCCGCATGGGCGAGCGCTGCCGCGAGCTGTTCCGCCTCAAGCTGCAGGGGCGCAGCTTCGCCGAGATCCAGGGGCTCATGGGCGCCACCACCCTGAACACCGTCTACACCTGGGACCACCGCTGCCGAAAGCAGCTGCTCGAAACGCTGGGCGGGAGCTGGCAGGCCGCCGGAGGGGGGGTGCCATGA
- the surE gene encoding 5'/3'-nucleotidase SurE, with translation MPERLILLTNDDGLWAPGIAALARAAAPFGKVVTVAPDRNRSAISSALSLHNILRLNEVGPDRFACDGTPVDCVLLGVCEVLGRKPDWVLSGINHGFNLGEDVFYSGTVGAAFEGRLQGARAAAFSIHPGGSLDVAEPWIGRFLERWEAMELPANRIWNVNFPKGEPKGFHLTGQDSRAYHDLVERRVDPRNTPYFWIGGDAGPTYAKAPGSDAEAVFHGFASVTPLRLDLGCPETLARQADFDAAFKR, from the coding sequence ATGCCCGAACGCCTGATCCTGCTCACCAACGACGATGGCCTCTGGGCCCCCGGCATCGCCGCCCTGGCCCGGGCTGCCGCGCCCTTCGGCAAGGTGGTCACCGTGGCCCCCGACCGCAACCGCTCGGCCATCTCCTCGGCCCTGAGCCTGCACAACATCCTGCGCCTGAACGAGGTCGGCCCCGACCGCTTCGCCTGCGACGGCACCCCCGTGGACTGCGTGCTGCTGGGCGTCTGCGAGGTGCTGGGCCGCAAGCCCGACTGGGTGCTCTCGGGCATCAACCACGGCTTCAACCTCGGCGAGGACGTCTTCTACTCCGGCACCGTGGGCGCCGCCTTCGAGGGCCGCCTGCAGGGGGCGCGGGCCGCGGCCTTCTCCATCCATCCCGGGGGTTCGCTCGACGTGGCGGAGCCCTGGATCGGCCGCTTCCTCGAGCGCTGGGAGGCCATGGAGCTGCCCGCCAACCGCATCTGGAACGTGAACTTCCCCAAGGGCGAGCCCAAGGGCTTCCACCTCACGGGCCAGGACAGCCGCGCCTACCACGACCTGGTGGAGCGCCGCGTCGATCCCCGCAACACGCCCTACTTCTGGATCGGCGGCGACGCCGGCCCCACCTACGCCAAGGCCCCCGGCAGCGATGCGGAAGCCGTCTTCCACGGCTTCGCCAGCGTGACGCCCCTGCGCCTCGACCTGGGCTGCCCCGAGACCCTGGCGCGCCAGGCCGACTTCGACGCGGCCTTCAAGCGGTAG
- a CDS encoding acylphosphatase: MAVAFRVHGEVQGVGYRRFAQREAQALGLAGWVRNDPDGSVCGEAEGSETELAAYQARLAQGPAFGRVSRLDWEALDMRSSLPFPFEIRR; the protein is encoded by the coding sequence GTGGCCGTCGCCTTCCGCGTCCACGGGGAGGTCCAGGGGGTGGGCTACCGGCGCTTCGCCCAGCGCGAGGCCCAGGCCCTCGGCTTGGCGGGCTGGGTGCGGAATGATCCCGATGGTTCGGTTTGCGGTGAGGCCGAGGGCTCGGAGACCGAACTGGCGGCATACCAGGCCCGGCTGGCCCAGGGCCCCGCCTTCGGGCGGGTCTCCCGACTGGACTGGGAGGCCCTGGATATGCGATCCTCCCTACCCTTTCCTTTCGAGATCCGCAGGTAG
- a CDS encoding adenine phosphoribosyltransferase, translating to MPTTTPLTSFVRDVPDFPKAGILFRDITPLLASAEAFGEAVAAMAQPVLALQPTHVLGLESRGFIFGSALAQKLGVGFVPARKPGKLPMATYSEAYGLEYGSDALEIHTDAFKAGDRVLIVDDVMATGGTAAAAQRLIQRTGAQPLALTVFIELTSLPGREKVEGLPVFSVLRY from the coding sequence ATGCCCACCACCACGCCCCTCACCTCCTTCGTCCGCGACGTCCCGGACTTCCCGAAAGCCGGGATCCTCTTCCGGGACATCACCCCCCTGCTGGCCAGCGCCGAGGCCTTCGGCGAGGCCGTGGCCGCCATGGCCCAGCCGGTCCTGGCCCTCCAGCCCACCCACGTGCTGGGCCTGGAGTCGCGCGGCTTCATCTTCGGCAGCGCCCTGGCCCAGAAGCTGGGCGTCGGCTTCGTGCCGGCCCGCAAGCCCGGCAAGCTGCCCATGGCCACCTACTCCGAGGCCTACGGCCTGGAGTACGGGTCGGATGCCCTGGAGATCCACACCGACGCCTTCAAGGCCGGGGACCGCGTGCTCATCGTGGACGACGTCATGGCCACCGGCGGCACCGCCGCCGCGGCCCAGCGCCTCATCCAGCGCACCGGAGCCCAACCCCTGGCGCTGACCGTCTTCATCGAGCTGACCTCCCTGCCGGGCCGCGAAAAGGTCGAGGGCCTGCCGGTCTTCAGCGTCCTGCGCTACTAG
- a CDS encoding NAD-dependent epimerase/dehydratase family protein, whose translation MENRAEGKGTCLIAGCGYTGTRLARRRLGAGPVLALVRRAVSAEVLIRQGIPAVAADVDAGIPLLALPRELASVIYLAPPAGAGTEDLRLARFLQALGPARPQVVVYFSTTGVYGDTRGAAVDEASPVAPREDRSRQRWEAEGQVAAWCGARGVRPVILRVPAIYGPHRLPLDRLRRSEPVLRDGDSGPGNRIHVDDLVAACLAALDRPVSGAFNLTDGAPESMAAFTIRVAKLAGLPAPRRVSWAEAQSVMSPGVLAFLRESRLVTSRRMQELGWTPEYGNPDDGIRASLVEMGWGNSSSAGR comes from the coding sequence ATGGAGAACCGCGCGGAAGGGAAGGGCACCTGCCTCATCGCGGGCTGCGGCTACACGGGGACGCGGCTGGCGCGACGCCGGCTGGGCGCAGGTCCCGTGCTGGCGCTGGTGCGGAGGGCGGTCTCGGCGGAGGTTCTCATCCGCCAGGGCATTCCCGCGGTCGCGGCGGATGTCGACGCGGGCATTCCTCTCCTGGCGCTGCCACGGGAACTCGCCTCCGTGATCTATCTGGCCCCACCTGCGGGAGCGGGGACGGAGGACCTCCGGCTCGCCCGCTTCCTCCAGGCGCTGGGGCCGGCCCGTCCCCAGGTGGTCGTGTACTTCAGCACCACGGGCGTGTACGGGGACACGCGCGGAGCCGCCGTGGACGAGGCCAGCCCTGTGGCGCCCCGGGAGGACCGCTCCCGGCAGCGCTGGGAGGCGGAAGGGCAGGTTGCCGCCTGGTGCGGGGCGCGGGGAGTCCGGCCCGTGATCCTGCGCGTGCCGGCCATCTACGGCCCCCATCGCCTGCCCCTGGACCGGCTGCGCCGGAGCGAGCCCGTGCTGCGCGACGGGGACTCGGGGCCCGGCAACCGCATCCACGTGGATGACCTGGTGGCGGCCTGCCTGGCGGCCCTGGATCGGCCCGTGTCCGGCGCCTTCAACCTGACGGACGGAGCCCCGGAGAGCATGGCCGCCTTCACCATCCGCGTCGCGAAGCTGGCGGGCCTGCCCGCGCCGCGCCGCGTCTCCTGGGCCGAGGCGCAGTCGGTCATGAGTCCGGGGGTCCTGGCCTTCCTGCGGGAATCCCGCCTCGTCACGAGCCGGCGGATGCAGGAGCTGGGCTGGACGCCGGAGTACGGAAACCCCGACGATGGCATCCGCGCCAGCCTGGTGGAGATGGGCTGGGGGAACTCTAGTAGCGCAGGACGCTGA
- a CDS encoding sensor histidine kinase: protein MMSSAPKRHPELTRLYVAVGLVAVILMIILAYKAVGNRVAEGGLDAPSRWALVAVGVLNALAIGTLLFIVARSLAKLYFERKSGILGSRLRTRMVLTLFIVGIVPSLILFVVGRNFINKNVERWFSPETEVAIRDGQKMAEDLRAAVRARLDFGAGRLLVSASAEPQAIRAASGVDLVAALNGRGEGGIKSLDLGLGLPPPDLTPEAGDSRQESKDGLWLIRVVPRGDGTWAVGVFMPRETLDRVLALEQRYKESQQIRANRDTLQTLPQSTFLFLTLLTLFFAVWSGLALAKSLSEPIRALAKAAQRVGSGDLDVQLPELGEDELAFLARTFNAMTRDLKTNQAAIEAQASRLEQQRAYLDQLLAALPVGVMSWRADGELRTFNAAARAWLGLEAFDPTEARWETVGTLPRLGRLPELLAAVRASKRGVQEEFRMGGEGEGRPVRAILEPLQGGGVLAVLEDLSLLAQAEKRAAWQEVARRMAHEVKNPLTPIQLTAQRLLRKNREGRLDDASVQEGAETILAEVASLSRLVDSFSRFARLPVPQFSPCDPAELLRQVAALYGPNHPDIRWELALPGEPVSALWDGDMVKRALINFVDNAVAAVEGKGVVSLSLAVEGTSLRFDVADDGAGVPEADRERLFEPYFSTKRKGTGLGLAIVRRIAQDHGGDARYQPLEPGSRFSLVLPRSPRA from the coding sequence ATGATGAGTTCTGCTCCCAAACGCCACCCCGAGCTGACGCGCCTCTATGTGGCCGTGGGCCTGGTTGCGGTGATCCTCATGATCATCCTGGCCTACAAGGCGGTGGGCAACCGCGTGGCGGAGGGCGGGCTGGACGCGCCGTCCCGCTGGGCCCTGGTGGCGGTGGGCGTGCTCAACGCGCTGGCCATCGGCACGCTGCTGTTCATCGTGGCCCGCAGCCTGGCCAAGCTCTACTTCGAGCGCAAGAGCGGCATCCTGGGTTCGCGGCTGCGCACGCGCATGGTGCTGACGCTGTTCATCGTGGGCATCGTGCCCAGCCTGATCCTCTTCGTGGTGGGCCGGAACTTCATCAACAAGAACGTGGAGCGCTGGTTCAGCCCCGAGACGGAAGTGGCCATCCGCGACGGCCAGAAGATGGCCGAGGACCTGCGCGCCGCCGTCCGGGCCCGGCTGGATTTCGGCGCGGGCCGCCTGCTGGTGTCCGCCTCGGCGGAGCCCCAGGCCATCCGCGCCGCGTCGGGCGTGGATCTGGTGGCCGCCCTCAATGGTCGGGGCGAAGGCGGCATCAAGAGCCTGGACCTGGGCCTGGGCCTGCCGCCGCCGGACCTGACCCCCGAGGCCGGCGACAGCCGCCAGGAGTCGAAGGATGGCCTCTGGCTCATCCGCGTGGTGCCCCGGGGGGACGGGACCTGGGCCGTGGGCGTGTTCATGCCCCGGGAGACCCTCGACCGGGTGCTGGCCCTGGAGCAGCGGTACAAGGAGAGCCAGCAGATCCGCGCCAACCGGGACACCCTCCAGACCCTGCCCCAGAGCACCTTCCTCTTCCTGACCCTGCTGACCCTCTTCTTCGCCGTGTGGTCGGGCCTGGCCCTGGCGAAGTCCCTCAGCGAGCCCATCCGGGCCCTGGCCAAGGCCGCGCAGCGCGTGGGCAGTGGTGATCTCGACGTCCAGCTGCCGGAGCTGGGCGAAGACGAGCTGGCCTTCCTGGCCCGCACCTTCAACGCCATGACCCGCGACCTCAAGACCAACCAGGCGGCCATCGAGGCCCAGGCCAGCCGCCTGGAGCAGCAGCGGGCCTACCTGGACCAGCTGCTGGCGGCCCTGCCCGTGGGCGTCATGAGCTGGCGGGCCGACGGCGAGCTGCGCACCTTCAATGCCGCCGCCCGCGCCTGGCTGGGCCTGGAGGCCTTCGATCCCACCGAGGCCCGCTGGGAGACGGTGGGAACGCTGCCGCGCCTGGGCCGCCTGCCCGAGCTGCTGGCGGCGGTGCGCGCCTCCAAGCGCGGCGTGCAGGAGGAGTTCCGCATGGGCGGCGAGGGCGAGGGCCGCCCCGTGCGCGCCATCCTCGAGCCCCTGCAGGGCGGGGGCGTGCTGGCGGTGCTGGAGGACCTGTCGCTGCTGGCCCAGGCGGAGAAGCGCGCGGCCTGGCAGGAGGTGGCCCGCCGCATGGCCCACGAGGTGAAGAACCCCCTGACGCCCATCCAGCTGACCGCCCAACGGCTCCTCCGCAAGAACCGGGAGGGCCGGCTGGATGACGCCTCCGTGCAGGAGGGGGCCGAGACCATCCTGGCGGAGGTGGCCAGCCTCTCGCGCCTGGTGGACAGCTTCAGCCGCTTCGCCCGCCTGCCGGTGCCCCAGTTCTCCCCCTGCGATCCCGCCGAGCTGCTGCGGCAGGTGGCCGCCCTCTACGGCCCCAACCACCCCGACATCCGCTGGGAGCTGGCCCTGCCCGGGGAGCCGGTCTCCGCCCTGTGGGACGGCGACATGGTGAAGCGGGCCCTCATCAACTTCGTGGACAACGCGGTGGCCGCGGTGGAGGGCAAGGGCGTGGTGAGCCTCTCCCTGGCGGTGGAGGGCACCTCCCTGCGATTCGACGTGGCCGATGACGGCGCCGGGGTGCCGGAGGCCGATCGCGAGCGGCTCTTCGAGCCCTACTTCTCCACCAAGCGCAAGGGCACGGGCCTGGGCCTGGCCATCGTCCGCCGCATCGCCCAGGATCACGGCGGCGATGCCCGCTACCAGCCGCTCGAGCCCGGCAGCCGCTTCAGCCTGGTGCTGCCCAGGAGCCCCAGAGCCTGA